One Nicotiana tomentosiformis chromosome 4, ASM39032v3, whole genome shotgun sequence genomic window carries:
- the LOC138910344 gene encoding uncharacterized protein has translation MKISRDSIEASCCNADKGEEKSDDLPLAPSPEKPIESIPREVNACEEKATFTNDDLLLGDTLHNRPLYLVVYIRDERVNRILVDEGSSVNILSIRTMKELGIPMNELSKNCVIIQEFNQGGQRAIGTIRPWIQENKVVPSTYHQCLKHYEGEVKKKIVVDDEPFTDAESHFANAKFYLKNRTMKGLKADDGMKRKNDEPTTKRAEVTTSKDKAVIEKVQPNANKYYRGDIASYGKKVSHVLQYVPKRKKDEGESFNLQTNMLKELTLPVKQIEAAKLSSKPLVGFVAQNRLQNVALPKKRTDEGFDHNAYRLFAIAGYNLNEPSKLGKLPSEAAMRQPCEGLGYKQLSPVRISIRRASSNYITAEDESVASSRPSVFDRLGKSTVRTSVFERLGPLKKGNKFQRNYRNTRTPALPKIQKISKDFQSLERDEDEESVGSSYHVTAQGEQGVSSLMEDDEKLVDISACYHISFNDGYPQEDENVKDAPPELEEGVKAMIDALKEVNIGTDEEPRPTYLSVLLEIDEESTYIELLKEFRDVFSWSYKEMPGLDHKVAVHHLTIKNGARPVKQAQRRFRPGLVPLIESEVNKFIEAGFIYEVKYPTWVSSIVPVRKKNGQIRVCVDFRDLNNAYPKDEFPIPIPELMIDATTGYEAMSFMDGSSGYNQICMEPKDEELIVFRTLKGIYYYKVMPFGLKNAGTTYQRAM, from the exons ATGAAGATTTCCCGTGATAGTATTGAGGCTTCTTGTTGCAATGCTGataaaggggaagaaaagagtgatgacctaccgttGGCACCATCTCCAGAAAAGCCCATAGAGTCTATCCCTCGAGAAGTTAATGCGTGCGAGGAAAAAGCTACGTTCACAAATGACGACCTTCTActaggtgacactcttcataaccgCCCGTTGTACCTGGTTGTCTATATAcgtgatgaaagggtaaatcgaattttggttgatgaaggatcctcagtgaacatcttGTCAATTCGCACtatgaaagaacttggtattcccatgaacgaactctcGAAAAATTGTGTGATAATCCAAGAATTCAACCAAggggggcaaagagccataggtacgatcag gccttggatacaagagaataaagtggttccatctacctaccatcaatgtttgaaaCACTACGAGGGTGAAGTCAAGAAGAAGATAGTTGttgatgatgagccattcaccgaTGCTGAGTCACACTTCGCCAATGCAAAGTTCTATTTGAAGAATCGCACTATGAAGGGGCTAAAAGCTGATGATGGCATGAAAAGAAAGAATGACGAGCCCACAACTAAAAGAGCTGAGGTGACTACTAGTAAAGACAAAGCTGTTATCGAGAAGGTACAACCCAACGCGAATAAATATTATAGAGGGGATATTGcgtcttatggcaagaaagtaagCCATGTgctccaatatgtccctaaaaggaaaaaagatgaaggtgaatcatttaatctccaaactaacatgctaaaggagttaactctTCCGGTAAAACAAATTGAAGCAGCAAAGTTGTCCTCAAAGCCACTAGTAGGGTTTGTGGCCCAAAATCgtttgcagaatgtggcactccctaaaaagcgaacagatgaaggttttgatcataacgcttacaggctatttgcaaTAGCTGGATACAATCTCAATGAGccgtcaaagttagggaagcttccatcagaagCTGCAATGAGGCAACCatgtgaaggtttgggatacaagcaactgtcaccagtgcgcatctccataagaagggcgagcAGCAATTATATCACTGCAGAAGACGAATCTGTCGCTTCTAGCAGgccttctgtctttgatcgacttggaaaatcaactgtgagaacttctgtatttgagagattgggtccattaaagaagggaaataagttccagagaaattatcgaaatacaagaACACCCGCTTTGCCAAAAATTcagaagatctctaaggatttccaaagtctg GAAcgtgatgaagacgaagaaagtgtgggttcttcaTATCATGTCACTGCACAAGGCGAGCAAGGTGTTTcatctctaatggaggatgacgAGAAATTGGTGGATATTTCAgcgtgttatcacatatccttcaatgatgggtaccctcaagaagatgaaaaTGTGAAAGATGCTCCCCCAgaacttgaagaaggggtgaaggcaatgattgatgccttaaaagaagttaacatTGGCACTGATGAAGAACCAAGACCTACCTACCTAAGTGTTTTACTAGAAAttgatgaagaaagcacttatattgagttactcaaggagtttagGGATGTATTTTCTTGGAGTTACAAAGAAATGCCTGGCTTGGACCAtaaagtagcagtccatcaccttACAATCAAGAATGGCGCTCGTCCTGTTAAGCAAGCCcaaaggcgctttaggccggGCTTGGTTCCCTTGATCGAAAGTGAAGTTAACAAATTCATTGAAGCTGGCTTTATTTacgaagttaaatacccaacatgggtcTCAAGTATCGTCCCTGTAAGGAAGAAAAATGGCCAGATTCGAGTGTGCGTTGACTTCAGGGATCTTAACAATGCATATCCGAAAGATGAATTCCCGATTCCTATTCCagagctgatgatcgatgctactactgggTACGAGGCAATGTCATTTATGGATGGTTCATCGGGATATAACCAAATTTGCATGGAgccaaaagatgaagagcttattGTATTCCGTACCCTAAAGGGTATTTATTACTAtaaggtaatgccttttggcttgaagaacgctGGTACTACTTACCAAAGGGCTATGTAA
- the LOC138910343 gene encoding uncharacterized protein, which produces MVFLEKFMPQSSREELRRQFEQLRQGDISVMQYEMRLSELAYHAIWLVLTDRERIMRFIDGLTFQLRLLMTRERVSGATFDEFVDIARDQFQHGRGRHFKRVETTQPFYRGASSGHGSHSHQQGQSSFSALLTQSSHHAPPTQVSSGSSFGHQEQQFRQRRGCFECGDFGHIMRDCPRLLGGTPQRSIRLMAPTPVSLPPVQPARGGAQPPRGGFQSARGRPRGGGRLGVVRLVSMPSLPDQMLLLQML; this is translated from the exons ATGgtttttttggagaagttcatgcctcagtccagtagagaggagctgcgcagacagtttgagcagcttcgccagggtgatatatctgtgatgcagtatgagatgcgattatCGGAATTAGCctatcatgctatctggttggttcttacagacagggagaggatcatgaggtttatagatggtctaACTTTTCAGctacgattgcttatgaccagagagagggtgtctggtgctacctttgatgagtttgtcgacattgctcg ggatcagttccagcatggtagaggtcgtcatttcaaaCGGGTTGAGACAACTCAACCATtttaccgtggtgcatcatctggccatggttctcacagtcatcagcaggggcagtcatcattcagtgcactactaacgcagagttctcatcatgccccgCCCACTCAGGTATCCTCTGGTagttcttttgggcatcaggagcagcagtttcgtcagaggaggggttgtttcgagtgcggagattttggtcacattatgagagattgccctaggctattgggtgggactccacagcGGAGTATTCGACTGATGGCACCAACACCAGTTTCTCTACCACCcgttcagccagctaggggtggagctcagCCACCTAGGGGCGGtttccagtcagctaggggtcgcccgagagggggaggcagattagGGGTGGTCAGgctcgtttctatgccctccctgccagaccagatgctattgcttcagatgctgtga